From a single Syntrophorhabdaceae bacterium genomic region:
- the recN gene encoding DNA repair protein RecN — translation MLAFLGVKGFAIIDELRVEFGEGFNVITGETGAGKSIIINALSALMNMKMPGDVVRTNAAQAEITGHFFRGEEEYLVKRVIGKTGRSKAFVNDDPVISSRLEEVGSKSISIYGQNEFQHLLNKENYTFIVDRLLLLEKDQLLLKEKVDALRKADFELEKKVKEAEGKTKETELLEFQIEEIERHNIREGEEESVRERLKTLKNAEKIHACLAEISNGLYEGESSAQGMFKGYMGTLRSFSTFEAMEELRKKIEMLSFDVEDILLEIRNIEKGLLFDPEELQILEDRLSDIYRLKEKYGKTCDTIRKYSESAKERLEYLRSLSSDIDGLQKQKAVLIKEVEELAEKLSVKRKKGSVKLERSIIDELGFLSMKGLQFKIHITDKGFTESDGKDDIELLISTNPGEPLKPLRKIASGGELSRIMLAIKKVVGGEEEKTLIFDEVDSGIGGKVADMVGKRLKDLAGRQQVICITHLPQIAAYADHHFLVEKYYEHGTTRTGIRELSKKERVEELARMMGGEGITKKTIERAEEMIGND, via the coding sequence ATGCTTGCCTTTCTCGGGGTGAAAGGTTTCGCGATAATAGACGAATTACGGGTTGAGTTCGGGGAAGGGTTTAATGTAATTACAGGTGAAACGGGCGCGGGGAAATCGATCATCATCAATGCCCTTTCAGCGCTTATGAACATGAAGATGCCTGGTGACGTAGTGAGAACAAATGCAGCGCAGGCAGAGATCACCGGCCATTTCTTCCGGGGAGAGGAAGAGTACCTTGTCAAAAGGGTGATCGGGAAGACGGGTCGGTCGAAGGCATTTGTCAATGATGACCCTGTAATATCAAGCAGGCTGGAAGAGGTCGGGAGCAAAAGTATCAGCATATACGGTCAGAATGAGTTCCAGCATCTGTTAAATAAAGAAAATTATACGTTCATCGTCGACAGGCTTCTTTTACTGGAAAAGGATCAGCTGTTGCTCAAAGAAAAGGTCGACGCGTTAAGGAAGGCGGATTTTGAGCTGGAAAAAAAAGTGAAAGAGGCTGAAGGGAAAACGAAGGAGACTGAGCTGCTGGAATTTCAGATCGAAGAGATAGAAAGGCACAACATCCGGGAGGGTGAAGAAGAGTCTGTCAGGGAGAGACTCAAGACCTTGAAAAACGCCGAGAAGATCCACGCCTGCCTGGCAGAAATATCAAATGGTCTCTATGAGGGTGAATCATCGGCACAGGGCATGTTCAAAGGCTATATGGGCACGCTCAGGTCATTCAGTACTTTTGAGGCAATGGAAGAACTGAGAAAAAAGATCGAGATGTTATCCTTTGACGTTGAGGATATCCTTCTGGAGATACGCAATATCGAAAAGGGGTTGCTTTTTGACCCCGAAGAATTACAAATACTGGAAGACCGGTTGTCGGATATATACAGGCTCAAGGAAAAGTACGGGAAGACATGTGATACGATCCGGAAATACAGCGAATCCGCAAAGGAGCGCCTGGAATACCTGCGTTCTCTTTCCTCCGATATCGATGGACTTCAGAAACAGAAGGCTGTGTTGATAAAAGAGGTGGAAGAGCTGGCCGAAAAACTCTCAGTGAAAAGGAAGAAGGGTTCTGTTAAGCTTGAAAGGTCTATCATCGATGAGCTGGGTTTTCTTTCCATGAAGGGATTGCAATTTAAGATCCATATTACGGATAAGGGTTTTACTGAAAGCGATGGAAAGGATGATATAGAGTTATTGATAAGCACCAACCCGGGGGAGCCCTTAAAACCTCTCAGGAAGATAGCCTCGGGCGGGGAGCTGTCGCGGATCATGCTCGCGATCAAGAAGGTTGTCGGCGGCGAAGAGGAAAAGACGCTCATATTCGATGAGGTCGATTCCGGAATCGGAGGGAAGGTGGCGGACATGGTAGGGAAAAGGCTGAAGGACCTCGCCGGGAGGCAGCAGGTTATCTGCATCACCCATCTGCCGCAGATAGCCGCGTATGCCGACCATCATTTTCTTGTGGAAAAATACTACGAACATGGTACAACCCGGACAGGGATCAGGGAGCTTTCGAAAAAGGAACGGGTGGAAGAACTCGCGAGGATGATGGGCGGCGAAGGCATCACGAAAAAAACAATAGAGAGGGCTGAGGAGATGATCGGAAATGATTAA
- a CDS encoding glycosyltransferase family 4 protein produces MKIIYAIRHVGMTGGVKVFFQHVELLRKMGHTVYLITRFIDEEWGFKVTPEVVPSFSEEYVPEADGIVVTTPKDVRDFWKIAKKRRIPLFHFMQGFEPDYVLERIRGDVVPEFFRSKDVLTRMKYAKKIFGWKRKLRRFDALYRLPTVKIAISPHLVMGVEKRYGMQCNLLPNGIDRHVFSPKAGEINYSGTLKILSVGNFNLEYKAIPDILAAVKVLKDQGRDVFLTRVSPADISDAERRHGEVDRFLVRVSETEMAELYRGSHILISSSTEIEGFGLPPVEAMSTGTPVILTKISPFLSFDMTHDYAYFVNVHKPVEIAKAIMDIAGNKTLRNSLIKRGFEVSDRYSIETIGKMLEDILQKHIKKR; encoded by the coding sequence ATGAAGATAATATACGCGATAAGACACGTGGGGATGACAGGGGGGGTAAAGGTCTTTTTTCAGCACGTAGAACTCCTCAGGAAGATGGGGCATACGGTGTACCTTATTACGAGATTCATCGATGAGGAATGGGGGTTTAAGGTGACACCGGAGGTCGTACCATCCTTTAGCGAGGAATATGTGCCCGAGGCCGACGGTATTGTCGTTACAACACCAAAAGACGTGAGAGATTTCTGGAAGATTGCCAAAAAAAGAAGGATACCGCTCTTTCATTTCATGCAGGGTTTTGAACCGGATTATGTACTCGAAAGGATCAGGGGAGATGTTGTGCCGGAGTTTTTTCGTTCCAAAGACGTCCTGACGAGGATGAAATACGCTAAAAAGATATTTGGATGGAAAAGGAAGCTCAGGAGGTTTGACGCACTTTACAGGCTTCCTACTGTAAAGATCGCGATCTCTCCTCACCTTGTCATGGGGGTCGAAAAGAGATACGGTATGCAATGTAATCTTTTACCAAATGGGATAGACCGGCATGTCTTTTCCCCAAAGGCGGGCGAGATCAACTATTCAGGCACGTTGAAGATACTATCCGTGGGTAATTTCAATCTTGAGTATAAGGCGATACCGGATATCCTCGCGGCAGTGAAGGTCTTAAAGGACCAGGGGAGAGATGTTTTTTTAACAAGGGTATCGCCGGCGGATATTTCAGATGCTGAAAGACGGCATGGAGAGGTAGACCGTTTCCTGGTAAGGGTTTCTGAGACAGAAATGGCAGAACTTTATCGGGGAAGCCATATTCTCATCTCATCTTCAACCGAGATAGAAGGTTTCGGGTTGCCTCCGGTAGAGGCAATGAGTACGGGAACGCCGGTAATTTTAACAAAGATTTCTCCTTTTCTTTCTTTCGATATGACCCATGATTACGCGTATTTTGTAAATGTACACAAACCGGTTGAGATCGCGAAAGCCATTATGGATATTGCCGGAAATAAAACGCTGCGGAATTCTCTCATTAAAAGGGGTTTTGAGGTCTCGGACAGATATTCCATAGAGACTATAGGGAAAATGCTCGAGGATATATTACAAAAACATATTAAAAAAAGATAA
- a CDS encoding methyltransferase domain-containing protein — protein sequence MTELKSYALSGTRELILRYMEKNGKGVVLDIPSGQGAFSKDLEDMGFTVFLGDLEVDNILYQNHRVTQIDLNDNLPFRDNSFDYVICIEGVEHIENPHHLVRECSRLLKDNGCLIVTTPNVMTIKSRLRFLFCSYLDYFRYFGPIKGESRFVLEEYDHQHINPVFYGEMKHILTKYGFSVEKVETNKTVKKWRWMHPLIKFIIRYKTKKRFPKDPFYISDTMLDGEDLIFIARKYRSDHPNSKY from the coding sequence ATGACTGAGCTGAAAAGTTATGCCTTAAGCGGCACGAGAGAGTTGATCCTGCGTTACATGGAAAAGAATGGGAAGGGCGTTGTTCTCGATATCCCGTCAGGGCAGGGGGCTTTCTCAAAGGACCTTGAGGACATGGGATTTACAGTCTTCCTTGGCGATCTGGAGGTAGACAATATATTATACCAGAATCACAGGGTTACCCAGATCGACCTGAACGACAATCTGCCCTTCAGGGACAATAGTTTTGATTATGTGATCTGCATCGAGGGGGTAGAACATATAGAGAACCCGCATCATCTTGTCAGAGAATGTTCCAGGCTCTTAAAAGATAATGGTTGTCTGATCGTTACAACCCCGAACGTGATGACGATCAAATCGCGTCTGAGGTTTCTCTTCTGCAGTTATCTCGACTATTTCAGATATTTTGGGCCCATTAAAGGAGAATCGAGATTTGTTCTTGAAGAATACGATCACCAGCATATCAATCCTGTTTTTTACGGTGAGATGAAACATATCCTTACAAAATACGGTTTTTCCGTAGAAAAGGTTGAGACGAATAAAACAGTAAAGAAATGGAGATGGATGCATCCTTTGATTAAATTCATTATCAGGTATAAAACAAAAAAAAGATTTCCAAAAGACCCTTTTTATATATCGGATACAATGCTTGACGGAGAGGACCTGATCTTTATTGCACGAAAATATCGATCCGACCACCCCAACTCAAAGTACTAA
- the wecB gene encoding UDP-N-acetylglucosamine 2-epimerase (non-hydrolyzing), protein MKKKVLVVLGTRPEAIKMAPVINKLEEHKSRFATIVCVTAQHRHMLDQVLSIFKISPDYDLNIMKKDQDLFDITEKTLKGLKDVLGTVRPDAILVQGDTTTAFVAGLAAFYTKVPIGHIEAGLRTYNKYSPFPEEINRHLLSVLADYHFAPTQWSRSNLLKEGIPEDRVWVTGNTVIDALMEVVSGQGSGVRKRFFEEFFRKKYDLELSTKNLKLILVTGHRRENFGEGFENICKALRKIAEQRKDVIVVYPVHLNPNVQRPVKRILGKVKNVCLIEPLGYEEFVFLMSRSFLILTDSGGIQEEAPSLGKPVLVMRNTTERPEGIEAGVVKMVGTNEKNIINGTLELIEDKDVYMRMSRSANPYGDGKASEKIADILFSVLQ, encoded by the coding sequence ATGAAAAAAAAGGTGTTGGTAGTCCTGGGCACAAGGCCGGAAGCCATAAAGATGGCGCCGGTGATCAATAAGCTCGAAGAGCATAAATCCAGATTTGCTACGATTGTCTGTGTTACGGCGCAGCACAGGCATATGCTCGATCAGGTGCTTTCGATTTTCAAGATCTCCCCTGATTATGATCTGAACATCATGAAGAAAGATCAGGATTTATTTGATATAACAGAAAAGACCCTCAAAGGTCTCAAAGATGTTCTGGGGACAGTACGGCCGGATGCAATACTGGTACAGGGTGATACTACAACCGCTTTCGTTGCAGGGCTTGCGGCATTTTATACGAAAGTCCCTATCGGTCACATTGAGGCAGGGCTCAGGACATATAACAAGTACAGCCCATTTCCGGAGGAAATAAACAGGCACCTTTTAAGCGTGTTGGCCGATTACCATTTTGCCCCAACGCAGTGGAGCAGATCAAACCTGTTAAAAGAAGGTATCCCGGAGGACAGGGTATGGGTAACCGGAAATACGGTGATAGACGCGCTTATGGAAGTGGTCAGTGGTCAGGGGTCAGGGGTCAGGAAAAGATTTTTTGAAGAATTTTTCAGGAAGAAGTATGACCTTGAACTTTCAACTAAAAACTTGAAACTGATCTTAGTCACCGGCCACAGGCGGGAAAACTTTGGGGAAGGTTTTGAAAATATATGTAAAGCGTTGCGAAAGATAGCAGAACAAAGGAAAGACGTGATAGTAGTATACCCTGTTCACCTGAATCCGAACGTGCAAAGACCTGTAAAAAGAATCCTGGGTAAAGTGAAGAACGTTTGTCTTATCGAACCCCTCGGATATGAAGAGTTTGTCTTTTTGATGAGCAGGTCCTTTCTCATCCTGACCGACTCAGGCGGTATCCAGGAAGAGGCGCCCTCCCTGGGCAAGCCGGTTCTTGTGATGAGGAACACCACTGAGAGACCTGAAGGGATTGAAGCCGGCGTCGTGAAGATGGTGGGAACCAATGAAAAGAATATCATCAATGGTACGTTGGAACTGATAGAGGACAAGGATGTATACATGAGGATGTCGAGATCTGCGAACCCGTATGGAGACGGCAAGGCATCAGAAAAAATAGCTGATATCTTATTTTCTGTTTTACAATAA
- a CDS encoding N-acetyltransferase, which produces MIKKADIGDIRKIHNMVNNAASRGEMLPRPLGELYDNLRDYFVYEEEGTIIGTGALHICWEDLAEIRSLIVTESERKKGIGRSLINACIDEARDYGISKIFLLTYQVDFFERCGFKRADKKIFPQKIWSDCVKCPKFPECDEIAMMLEI; this is translated from the coding sequence ATGATTAAAAAGGCCGATATCGGGGATATCAGGAAGATTCATAACATGGTGAACAACGCCGCATCCCGCGGTGAGATGCTGCCAAGACCTCTTGGGGAGCTCTACGATAACCTGCGCGATTATTTTGTGTATGAGGAAGAGGGAACTATAATCGGGACAGGCGCCCTCCATATCTGCTGGGAAGACCTCGCGGAGATCCGTTCTTTGATCGTTACTGAGTCGGAGAGGAAAAAGGGTATCGGCAGGTCGCTTATCAATGCCTGTATCGATGAGGCCAGGGATTATGGCATCAGCAAGATATTCCTTCTTACCTATCAGGTCGACTTTTTTGAAAGATGTGGTTTTAAAAGGGCAGATAAAAAGATATTTCCGCAAAAGATATGGTCGGATTGCGTGAAGTGCCCCAAATTCCCGGAATGCGATGAGATAGCGATGATGCTGGAGATATAA
- a CDS encoding TldD/PmbA family protein, translating to MVDYTRIEAAVSGLFDNYEFYYLKEKNKKIESRAKELYGLEVKEEEGIALRGIKDNRMTFAYTYDQGERAAESLARNIIQLIPFAVYEEDRDFPRRYDKYPAADLYDYKGTDDSEKKETLFNMERTILDYDKRIVATRNCELHEIEIETRIMNTKGLIAEGKKTLYILSGLCVAKDEDEVSWYDWSWSHHWGAMDGEKLGRSIAQKTISFLSGRQLATGTYEGILTPQASCDLLSILSSSFLAENLYKNKTRLKDREGEKCFADTINIIDSGLAGIGGFYFDGEGVPSRDNVVVKNGNFQGFLYDSYYGRKFGRPSTGNGTRTGIKEPPKCGPCGMFIEQGVADIHSSFTNGIVIEELMGTHTANPVTGDFSLGAIGHLCKDSASMPFKGVIFSGNLFQLLNNVKAVGTDMMFYGTYGSPSLFVEDIKISGT from the coding sequence ATGGTTGACTACACAAGGATAGAAGCCGCAGTATCGGGTCTTTTCGACAATTATGAATTCTATTATCTCAAAGAGAAAAACAAAAAGATCGAAAGCAGGGCAAAAGAACTCTACGGTCTCGAGGTGAAAGAAGAAGAAGGCATAGCGTTACGGGGGATCAAGGATAATCGCATGACCTTTGCGTATACCTATGATCAGGGGGAAAGGGCCGCAGAATCTCTTGCGCGGAATATTATCCAACTTATCCCTTTTGCGGTTTACGAGGAGGACCGGGATTTTCCCCGGAGATATGATAAATACCCCGCTGCAGACCTTTACGATTATAAAGGGACAGACGACTCAGAGAAGAAAGAAACACTCTTCAACATGGAAAGGACAATCCTTGATTATGACAAAAGAATAGTCGCGACACGTAACTGCGAGCTCCATGAGATTGAGATTGAGACAAGGATCATGAATACAAAAGGACTGATCGCTGAAGGAAAGAAGACGCTCTATATTCTCAGCGGGCTATGCGTGGCAAAGGATGAAGATGAGGTCTCGTGGTATGACTGGTCCTGGTCCCATCACTGGGGTGCAATGGACGGGGAGAAGCTGGGTAGAAGCATTGCACAGAAAACCATTTCTTTCCTGTCGGGCAGGCAGCTGGCGACAGGGACATACGAAGGCATACTGACGCCGCAGGCCTCCTGCGATCTGCTCAGTATATTATCAAGCTCTTTTCTTGCAGAGAACCTTTATAAAAATAAAACACGCCTGAAAGACAGGGAAGGGGAAAAGTGCTTTGCTGACACGATCAATATCATCGATTCAGGATTAGCAGGGATAGGCGGGTTTTATTTTGACGGTGAAGGTGTACCATCCCGGGACAACGTTGTTGTAAAAAATGGTAATTTTCAGGGATTCCTTTATGATTCATATTATGGCAGAAAATTTGGAAGGCCTTCAACCGGCAATGGAACAAGAACGGGCATCAAAGAACCGCCCAAATGCGGTCCCTGTGGAATGTTTATAGAGCAGGGCGTTGCAGATATCCACAGTTCATTCACGAACGGCATCGTGATAGAAGAACTTATGGGAACCCATACCGCAAACCCTGTCACAGGCGATTTTTCCCTTGGAGCAATCGGGCATCTCTGCAAGGACAGCGCCTCGATGCCTTTCAAAGGGGTTATTTTTTCGGGAAATCTATTCCAATTATTGAACAATGTAAAGGCAGTCGGGACAGACATGATGTTTTACGGAACCTATGGATCGCCCTCCCTTTTTGTTGAAGATATCAAGATAAGCGGGACATAG